CCACAGCCGGGACACCACGTCGCCTGTGGTTCGATGCCGGGCGTAAACTCGTCGCGGTCAACCTCGCGTTCGTCGCCGATTGCTGAGAATGCACTCATAGCTTAGTCACCTGCCGCTGGGAGGTACTTCATGTTGCTCGCGGCGAGATCCTCGCCGTTGATGCTGGTCTCGAAGCCCTCGACGATCTCTGCCGGTTCGAACGGGTTCCCGTTGTACTTCAGCAGACTGGAGAGCTTCGGACCGAAGCGGCCGATCTCTTTCTGCGTGAGGCCGCGGAACTGTGCGCTGGCGTTCATCTCGACGACGAGTGCCTCGTCGACGGATTCGAGCCACGCCGAGACCTCTTCGACGGGGTAGGGAGCCATATCGGAGACGCCGAGTGCCTTCACCGAGTGGCCGTCGTCGTTGAGACGGTCGACGGCCTCGAAGACGGTGTCCTGGTGGCTGCCCCACACGAGGATGCCGTAGTCGGCGTCCTCCGGACCGTGGTAGGTCTGGTGGGACGTGTTCTCGTCCAGGTCAGCACGGATGTCGTCGAGCTTGTCCAGCCGACGGTTCATCTGTGCGATCCGGTTGTCGGGGTCCTCGCTGATGTGGCCCGACGGGTTGTGTTCGTTGCCGGTCGCGAGGTAGCGGCCGTCCTTCTGGCCGGGCACCGAGCGCGGGCTCACGTTGGAGCCGTCCTCCGGTTCGTGCTGGAAGCGCTGGAACTTGCCCGAAGCGTGGTGGGCCGCGTCGGCGATCTCCTCTTCGGTGAGCACGGAGCCGGGGTCGGCGTTTGGCTCGCGGTCGAAGAAGCTCTCGTCGACGTTGCGAAGCTCGCCCTGGAGCTTCTGGTCGTAGATCACGATCGACGGGATCTGGTACTCGTAGGCGATCCGGAAGGCCGCTCGCGTCTGGTCGTAGCACTCCCGGATGTTGGCGGGTGCGAAGACGACGCGAGCCGAGTCGCCCTGACTCGTGTACAGGACGTGTTCGAGGTCGGCCTGCTCGGGCTTGGTCGGCATCCCGGTCGAGGGGCCGGCGCGCATCGCTTCGACGAGCACGACCGGCGTCTCGGTCATCTCGGCGAGGCCCAGCGGCTCGCTCATGAGCGCGAACCCACCACCGGAAGAGCCGGACATCGACTTGACGCCAGCGTGGCTGGCACCGAGTGCCAGCGCCGCCGCGGCGATCTCGTCTTCGACCTGCTCGGAGATCCCGCCGAACTTCGGCAGGTGCTGGGACATGATCGTGAACACGTCGGTCCACGGCGTCATGGGATAGCCCGCGATGAAGCGACAGCCCTCGTCGAGCGCACCGTAGGCGATGGCGTTCGACCCAGAGAGGAGGACCTGCTCGTCGTCGTGGTCCGCCGCTTCCGGCATGGTGAGGTCGTGAGTGTGTTCGAGTTCCTCGGCTCGCTCGTAGGCGTCTTCGAGCACCGCGAGGTTGTCTTCGAGGATGTCGCCCGACATGTTCTCTCGCATGAGCTCCTCGAAGAAGGCCGGGTCCGTACCCAGCAGCGCCGCCGTGACGGCGACGCCAGCGGTGTTGCGCATGACCTCGCGACCGTGTTCGCGGGCCATCTCGCGGAGGTTCATCGGGTAGACGTGCCAGTCGTTCTCCTCGGCACGCGCTTCGAGGTTCAGCTCGGCGATGGCGTCCTCGTCGAGGAGTCCCTCGTCGTAGACGATGACGCCGCCCTCTCGGAGATCGTGGAGGTTCTCCGAGAGCGGCTTGACTTCCTCCTCACCGTAGTACGCTTCTTCCTGTGGGTTCCGTGCGAAGGAGTCACCGAGGGCGAGGAGGAAGTTGTAGCCGTCACCACGCGAGCGTACGTCTTCGTCGCTCGCGCGGACCTCTACGAACGTGTGGCCGCCCCGGATGCGCGAGGGATAGTGACGATGCGTAAAAACGTCAAGTCCCGAGCGCATCAGGGCCTTTGCGAAGTTTTGGCTCGTCGAGTCGATCCCGTCACCGGAACCGCCAGCGATTCGCCAGATTAGTTCATCATCTGTCATTTGAAATCATCGGCCCCAGTTGGGAAGCCGTATATCCACCGTTGGAGGGCCGTGACTAAAGATTTTCCACTACGTCGCACCCCATTAATCATGAACGTCACGCAGATACCACTCAAATGGCCGTTTTCGACATGTCAAGTGGTCGGCTAGCACACGGAATACCATGAACAACGGGTAGACGGAGACGAGGCACAACCCCTAAGCCGACCCGGACCGTTACAACCATAGACTCAATGTCGCTTTCGGAACTCATCGCCGGGGTCGAAGACCACGAGAAACGACTCATCGTGTTCAACGCCGGAGATGACGCGGCCGCCGACCTTCGACAGCAGTTTTCCGACCGAAACGTCGCCGTCACGGCCGAGGAGACGGTCAGTGGACGGCCGGGGGAGTTCGTCACTCTCAGTGACGAGGACGGGGTGATCGCGGCGGCCAGCCTCGAACAGTTCACCGACCGACTCACCCGAAACGACCGGCCCATCGGCGTCGAACAGAGCCCGTATCGTCCGATCCTCGACGAACTCGACGAGACGATGTTCACGTCCTGGAGCATCGGACAGATGATGGCCGCGACCAGAGAGATCGAAGACCGTGCGTTCCGCGTCGGTCGTGGCTCGCTACACGCCGGCTTCCAGACGGTATCGACGCTGGCCGGGGAACTCGACAGGTACGAGCAACTGGGCGACGGCGCGGTAGACGTCCACGCCTACGCCGCGCCCGACGAGGAGCCCCCCGAGACCGACAACTTCACGCTCCACATCGAGCGTGCGACCGAGATCGAAGAATCGTGGTTCGTCGTCTTCGACGGCGGTGGCGACGACGGCCAGAAGTGCGCGCTGCTGGCAGAGGAACGGGCCCCGCGAGAGTTCTACGGCTTCTGGACGTACGACGCGGACACCGTCGACTGGATCCTCGAACACCTGCGCTCGACGTACGGCTACGTCGAGCAGTGAGCGGACGGCCGGAAAACGAAAACTGGGGCTCGGAAACGCGACGCGCTACTGGGGCGTCTGGCTGTAGATGAGGTTGCGCTGGATGTCGTTCGCGCCCTCGTAGATGACCGGGATGCGCACGTCGCGGTAGACCCGAGAGATCCGGTTCTCGGTCAGGACCGAACGGCCGCCGTGGAGCTGCATCCCCTTCTCGGCACACTGGGTCGACACTTCGGTCGCCTTCGTCTTGGCCATGGCCGCCCAGAATCCCGCGTTCTCCTGGTTAGCCACCTTGTCGGCCGCGCGCCACGTGAGCGCACGGGCGGACTCGAACTCCATGCGCATGTCTGCGAGCTTGTGCTGGACCGCCTGGAACTCGTCGACGGACTTGCCGAAGGCCTCGCGGTCGTGGACGAAGTCCCACGCCTCCTCGATGGCGGCCGCGGCCAGCCCGAGCCCGTGGCCGGCGACGATCACGCGACCGTGGTTGAAGAACTCCGCGAGCATGTAGAAGCCAGCGCCCTCGTGGCCGATGACGTTCTCCTCGGGAACTCGGCAGTCGTCGAAGACGATGTGGGCCTGTTTGGACGCACGGAAGCCCATCTTCTCCGGGATGTGCTCGGCGTCGTAGCCGTCGGTGTCGGTCGGGACGATAAACAGCGAGTAGTTGCCGTAGCGGTTGTTGGGGTCGTCGCCGGTCTTGGCGTAGACCGTCACCCAGTCGGCTTCGACGCCGTTGCCGATCCAGTACTTCTCGCCGTTGAGGACGTACTCGTCGCCGTCTTTCTCCGCCGTCGTCTGCATCCCGGCCATGTCACTCCCGGTCTCGGGCTCCGAGACGGCCAGGCCGGTGAGCTGTTCGCTCTCCGCGACCGGACGGAGGTACTCCTCTTTCTGTTCCTCGTTGCCGTGGTCTTCGAGCATCTCCGCGCCGAAGCTCGCGAGCTGCAGGGTCAGCGCGATGCCGGCGTCGGCCTTGTAGAACTCCTCGGCCATCGCGAGGACCTGCTGGAGGGAGAGCCCGCGCCCGCCGTACTCCTCGCCGATGTCCTGTGCGACCAGCCCAGCCTCCATCCCCTGCTCCAGGATGTCGACCGGATACTCGCCGCGCTCGTAGTACTCTGCGGCGTTCGGCTCGATGTGTTCGGCTGCGAACTCACGAGCTTCCTGCTTGATGTCCCGGGCTGCTTCGGGAACGACTGTCTCTTCTAGGAGATCCATGTACAGTATCACGGGCCGCGTTCCCAAATAGCTCGTGGAACACCGGCAAACGATAGTGAGGTTTACGCCCTAGACTTCGATTTCCTGCATCAGTTCGACCAACTCTTCGAGCTCCGGGAAGGTGTACACCTTGACGTTGATGTCTGACTCCAGGGCGTGAACGCGAGAGTCGAACATCAGCGCCATGTCGGTCTCGCGGTCGCCGACGAGTTCGTCGACCATCCCGCTGCCGGGGCCGAAGGTGAAGTTCGGCGTCGAGATGTCGATGGTCGTCTCCAGGACGTTCGCCCAGCCGTCGATGAAGCCACTGGTCATGATGTTGCCGATCTCCTGGATCGCCGACCGCTCCATGTCCGTGAAGCCGTCGGTGGCGTCGCTGGTCTCGCCCATGTCGCCGATCATCCCGCTGGCCAGCTTCTTCGCGTTCTCCGCGTTGAACAGGAAGAGGATGTAGCCGTGTGGGGGTTCGAGCATCCGGATCGAGATCCCGATCTGGCGCTCGTCGCCGATGTGGGTCTTGATGTCGGGGATATCGATAAAGTTGATCTTGGTGATCTCCATCTCCGTCTCCATCCCGGTCATCTGGCTCAGGTGGTTCGCGACGGTGTTACCGCCCTCCTTCGCCATCTTGTTGAACAGCCCCAGCTTCCGGATATCGATCATCAGGCTCATGAGTGGTCGATCGTTGGACAGGGGTTACCCGGCCTCACACATAAGCTATGTACCCTCATTTTCGGAGACGAGAATTGGGGAACGAATCCGTGACCGGGCGGGGACGAACCGCAGTGTGTCCGACCGCCGTCCGGTCAGATCCGGACCGAGACGGCCACTCCTTCGCCCAGCGGGAGCAGACTGGTCTCGAAGTCGGGGTCGTCTCGGACCGTCGCCAGGTAGTCGGCGATCCCGTGGCTCGACGGGGTCGCGTCGACGGCGTCGCCCGCCAGGAGTGCGCGCACGTCCTCGAAGTCGATCGGCCCCGCTTCGATCGCGTTGTCGGCGGCGACGATCCCGCCGGGCGCGACCTTCTCGCGAACGGCCTCGAAGGCCTCGGCGTAGCGGTCCTTCTCGTTGTCGATCAACACGAGGTCGAAGGGGCCGTCGTACGCGTCGACGGTCTCGATGGCGTCGCCGTGTTCGAAGCGCGCGCGGTCCTCGAACCCGCCCGCCGCGAGATTCTCACGCGCGTCGTCCAGTTCGTCGGCGTCGATCTCGGTCAGGACGATCTCGCCGTCCGCCGGGATCGCCGACGCGACCCAGTACGCCGAGTA
Above is a genomic segment from Halomicrobium sp. LC1Hm containing:
- a CDS encoding 2-oxoacid:acceptor oxidoreductase subunit alpha, translating into MTDDELIWRIAGGSGDGIDSTSQNFAKALMRSGLDVFTHRHYPSRIRGGHTFVEVRASDEDVRSRGDGYNFLLALGDSFARNPQEEAYYGEEEVKPLSENLHDLREGGVIVYDEGLLDEDAIAELNLEARAEENDWHVYPMNLREMAREHGREVMRNTAGVAVTAALLGTDPAFFEELMRENMSGDILEDNLAVLEDAYERAEELEHTHDLTMPEAADHDDEQVLLSGSNAIAYGALDEGCRFIAGYPMTPWTDVFTIMSQHLPKFGGISEQVEDEIAAAALALGASHAGVKSMSGSSGGGFALMSEPLGLAEMTETPVVLVEAMRAGPSTGMPTKPEQADLEHVLYTSQGDSARVVFAPANIRECYDQTRAAFRIAYEYQIPSIVIYDQKLQGELRNVDESFFDREPNADPGSVLTEEEIADAAHHASGKFQRFQHEPEDGSNVSPRSVPGQKDGRYLATGNEHNPSGHISEDPDNRIAQMNRRLDKLDDIRADLDENTSHQTYHGPEDADYGILVWGSHQDTVFEAVDRLNDDGHSVKALGVSDMAPYPVEEVSAWLESVDEALVVEMNASAQFRGLTQKEIGRFGPKLSSLLKYNGNPFEPAEIVEGFETSINGEDLAASNMKYLPAAGD
- a CDS encoding DICT sensory domain-containing protein codes for the protein MSLSELIAGVEDHEKRLIVFNAGDDAAADLRQQFSDRNVAVTAEETVSGRPGEFVTLSDEDGVIAAASLEQFTDRLTRNDRPIGVEQSPYRPILDELDETMFTSWSIGQMMAATREIEDRAFRVGRGSLHAGFQTVSTLAGELDRYEQLGDGAVDVHAYAAPDEEPPETDNFTLHIERATEIEESWFVVFDGGGDDGQKCALLAEERAPREFYGFWTYDADTVDWILEHLRSTYGYVEQ
- a CDS encoding acyl-CoA dehydrogenase family protein; translated protein: MDLLEETVVPEAARDIKQEAREFAAEHIEPNAAEYYERGEYPVDILEQGMEAGLVAQDIGEEYGGRGLSLQQVLAMAEEFYKADAGIALTLQLASFGAEMLEDHGNEEQKEEYLRPVAESEQLTGLAVSEPETGSDMAGMQTTAEKDGDEYVLNGEKYWIGNGVEADWVTVYAKTGDDPNNRYGNYSLFIVPTDTDGYDAEHIPEKMGFRASKQAHIVFDDCRVPEENVIGHEGAGFYMLAEFFNHGRVIVAGHGLGLAAAAIEEAWDFVHDREAFGKSVDEFQAVQHKLADMRMEFESARALTWRAADKVANQENAGFWAAMAKTKATEVSTQCAEKGMQLHGGRSVLTENRISRVYRDVRIPVIYEGANDIQRNLIYSQTPQ
- a CDS encoding chemotaxis protein CheC — encoded protein: MSLMIDIRKLGLFNKMAKEGGNTVANHLSQMTGMETEMEITKINFIDIPDIKTHIGDERQIGISIRMLEPPHGYILFLFNAENAKKLASGMIGDMGETSDATDGFTDMERSAIQEIGNIMTSGFIDGWANVLETTIDISTPNFTFGPGSGMVDELVGDRETDMALMFDSRVHALESDINVKVYTFPELEELVELMQEIEV
- a CDS encoding O-methyltransferase — protein: MSEDPLPDVTEEFARTLAPDRDDVIRAMDERADREGFPTVGPAVGGWLRLLARAVDAERVFEFGSGYGYSAYWVASAIPADGEIVLTEIDADELDDARENLAAGGFEDRARFEHGDAIETVDAYDGPFDLVLIDNEKDRYAEAFEAVREKVAPGGIVAADNAIEAGPIDFEDVRALLAGDAVDATPSSHGIADYLATVRDDPDFETSLLPLGEGVAVSVRI